In Stanieria sp. NIES-3757, the DNA window TCTGCTGTTCGGATCGCAGTAATGGTGATCGGTATCAGTACTATTTTAGGTACAGTTATTGCAGTTGCTAGTAATATCAATTCTTCCGTAGTTCAAGCAAATCAATCTGGTAACGAAAAACTTCAAGCTGCTACCGCAGAAAATCAAAAACAAATAGAAAAGTTACTTCCTAACGTAGTTTTAGGAAAAGAAATAACTAGCCTCAAAAGCAAATTACAAACTTTAGCTAGTCAATATCCCAAACTTCAACCAGCTATATTTTTAGTAGATCTTGATGATAATTCTTATGTAAGTATTCAAGGGGCTGTTACTATTGCTGCTGCTAGTACAATCAAATTACCAGTTTTAGTAGCTTTTTTTCAAGATGTAGATCAAGGCAAAATTCATCTAGATGAAAAGTTAACTATGAATAAAGAGGACATTGGTAGTGGTTCTGGTGGGATGCAATATGAAAAACCTGGAACCCAATTTACTGCATTAGAAGTAGCTAGTCAAATGATCACTATTAGTGACAACACTGCAACTAATATGTTGATCAAAAGAATGGGAGGTGCTGAACAATTAAATCAGCGTTTTTTAGAATGGGGTTTGACACAAACTGTAATTCGCAATCCTTTACCTGATTTAGAAGGAACTAATACCACTAGCCCAGAAGATTTGGGTAATTTATTAATTAATCTGGAACGAGGTAAATTTGTTTCCTTAAAATCTCGCGATCGCATGTTAAAGATCATGAGCAATTTGGCGAGAAATACTCTACTTCCTATAGGTTTAGAAACAAATGCTACAATTGCCCATAAAACAGGAGATATTCGTTCGGTTTTAGGAGATGTAGGTATTATTGATATGCCTAATGGTAAACGTTATGTGGCTTCGGTTTTAGTCAAACGTCCCGATAACGATCCCAAAGCTAAAGAATTTATTCAAAAAATGTCTCAAGTTGCTTATCAACATTTGAAATGGCAACAGTCTAATCTGTTTAGTGAAGAAAAATTTACCGAATAATGTTCATAGTATCCTGCTGAGAAGCCTTTCAAAATGATTGTTAATCAAACAAATGAGAAAAGGCTCAAGGCATTCGACAACCCAATCTAGTTAAAGCTTGAACAGCAGGAGCAAACTCAGGATTAAGCTCTTTTGCCTTTCTATAGGCATCACAAGCCTCACTATATCTTTGCCATCCTTCTAAAGCCGAAGCTTTATTCATCCAAACAAAGGGGTCATTGGGTTCAATTTCTTCAGCCCGTTCAAACGCAGCTAAAGCTTCATCCGTTTTGTTTTGAAAAGCTAAAGCAATACCACGCCCTACCCAAGATTTATAATCTTCAGGATTGATTTTTAGAGCTTTATCAAACGATTCAATTGCCTCTGTTTGATTTCCAGCCTGACTAAGAGCCAATCCACGATCGCGCCAGGCATGATAAAAACTAGGATTAATCGCCACTGCTTTATCAAAGGATGTGATCGCTTCAGGAAAATTGCCCATCCCATCTCGCAAGAGGGAACCACGATTTTGCCAAGTAATATAAGACTCTGGTT includes these proteins:
- a CDS encoding putative beta-lactamase protein, with product MDKKRSLVSSKSKPNQSKKTNLKPKQGNQPPVRRTSATSGQYSSSQTKPQAHQAQHSSQKASSTPQKRLEKKINRSQSFLLPKKLTSSSKLLVSAVRIAVMVIGISTILGTVIAVASNINSSVVQANQSGNEKLQAATAENQKQIEKLLPNVVLGKEITSLKSKLQTLASQYPKLQPAIFLVDLDDNSYVSIQGAVTIAAASTIKLPVLVAFFQDVDQGKIHLDEKLTMNKEDIGSGSGGMQYEKPGTQFTALEVASQMITISDNTATNMLIKRMGGAEQLNQRFLEWGLTQTVIRNPLPDLEGTNTTSPEDLGNLLINLERGKFVSLKSRDRMLKIMSNLARNTLLPIGLETNATIAHKTGDIRSVLGDVGIIDMPNGKRYVASVLVKRPDNDPKAKEFIQKMSQVAYQHLKWQQSNLFSEEKFTE